The stretch of DNA AAAGTAATGCCCCAGCGGATTATTGGATGGCAATCCCTCAGCGAACCGTTCGCCCATGATTTTAACCAGACCTGCCGGTATAAAGCTCGCTGCCAGAGCGATGCGGCAAAAAACAGCAAAATTCCTGAACCATTTGTCAGACTTTGCTTCGTAATAGATTTCTTCGATTCGATTCATGGTTGCCTGCTGATGTCGATCTGATTCATTCGTTTCTGCGACGGTTTGTTAGACTAAGAAGAAAATGCAAGACCAGAGCTATAGCCGCCCAATAGATAGAAAAAGCGGCAACCAACATTGGGGGGGCCGGATCGGGGTCTTGGGCTAAAAACGATAGTGGCTTAATCAACACAAATTTGAAAGGGTATATGATGGTAGCCAGGGTTCTCTGCCATGCTATTGGCGATTCGGCTCCTAAGAACCACTCGCCGTTTTTAGGGAAAAGCCCGACTTCTGGCCCCAAAAGCGAATTGGAAATAAATTGAAACGCAAACGCCGAAAGAAGGAAGATACCAACGAATCGTTTTCTTGAGATGTGCATAGTGATGACCTATTTGTTTCAAAAAGAACTTTGCATTTCAAAGTTAATAAAATCTTTTAGGATGCTACTTTTTTAGAGCAACGACCAAAAATAGCCCAATCCAACTTATTCACTCCGCAAGCTCCTCACCGGGCTCATCAGGGCAGCTTTGATGCTCTGGAACGAAACTGTCAGGAAAGCAATCATTACCGCCAGTAGCCCCGCTACGGCGAAAATCCACCACTCGATGCTGGTTTTGTAGGCGAAGTCCTCGAGCCACTGCTGCATGGCATACCACGCCAGCGGACTGGCAATGAGAATGGCAATCAACACTAATTGCAGGAACTCTTTCGACAGCAGCCCCACAATGCTGGCAACGCTGGCTCCCAGCACTTTGCGGACGCCGATTTCTTTGGTGCGCTGCTGTATGCTGAGTAGCGCAATGGCAAACAGGCCCATGCACGAGAGCGCGATAGCGATGCCAGCCGCCAGACTATACATCTGCGACAGCCGTTCTTCGCGCTTATACCAGCGGTCGGTGTTTTCGCTCATGAAACTGCCCAGAAACGCTGAATTGGGCGCAATCTGTTGCCACTCCCGCTTCAACACGTCCATTGTGGCAACCATGTTTTGGGGTGTTACGCGCACCAGAATATAACTGATGTCGCTACTCTGATGGAGGTGCATGGTAATGGGTTTCACCTCACTACGCAGGGCATATAGATGAAAATCAGGCACTAAACCAATTACCTGGTAATAGACTCCGCCCGAATCGGTCTGAAACGTAGCACCGATGGGTTGCTTTTCGCCCAGTTGCCTGGCAAAACTGCTTGTTACTATGACCGACGTAGTGGAGTCGGCGGGGCGTTGGCGGCTGTAATCGCGCCCGGCGAGCAGGTCGATACCCAGCGTTTGCAGATACTCATAATCGACCCGCAGCCAGTCGGACGTAACCTCGCGTCCTTTGTGTGTGAAGCCTACTACGCTGCGTGTGCTGCTACCATCTAAACCCCGGCCAATGTTAATGTTTGTGCCGGTGATTGCCACTACGTTTGGGTTCCCGGCCAGCCGGTTACGGAGCTGGTTTAGCGCGTAAGTTCCCGTAACCTCGTTGCCAACCGGAATACTGATGACCTGCCCCTTACTGAAACCCAGCGATTTTGTACGTAGAAAATGAATCTGACGCAATACCACGAACGTGCTGATGATGAGCAGGCAGGCAATGGCAAACTGAGCAACGATAAGCCCATTTCGTAACAGGCCCGGCTTGCCCATCTGAACGCGCCCTTTGAGTACCAGCACCGTCTGAAAGCGCGTCATGACCCAGGCCGGGTAGCCGCCTGCCACTGCCGTCACCAGCAGAAAGCCCAGCAGCACGATCAGCCACGTTACAGGTTGTTGCAGTGCGTTGGTAGAAACATTCGCATTGAAAACGGCATTGAACGACGGGCGCAACAGCACCGCCAGCAGCAAACCCAACAGCAGGCCCAGCCCGCAGGTGAGCAGGGTTTCGCCCCAAAGCTGCACGAACAACTGCCCGCGCATGGCTCCCAGTGATTTCCGAACGCCCACTTCCCGCGCCCGCGTAAACGACCGCGCCAGCGTCAGATTCACGAAATTGATGGCGGCAATAATCAGGATAAACAGGCCAATCAGTCCCAGCGTGTATACATACATGCGACTCGTGCCAGCCCCCTGAATGGCACCCGTATCGAAATGCACGTCGAGCAACGGTTGCAGACGCAGGCTAATCAGTTCACCCCGCTCGTCGGGTTTGGCACCGAGTGCTTTCTGGTCGCGGATAACAGACTGGAAGTTGATCTGCGTGAAAGATTGCAACCGTTTTTCCATTGTCTCTTGCCCAACGGCGGGCTTGAGCTTTACATACACTTCGTGGTTAGTATTATCCCACTGGTCTTTGCTGCGCTCGTAATCGGGGCTGTTTTCTACCCGCACAAAAGCATCGAACTGTAGGGTAGAGTTGTCGGGGAAGTCGGCCAGTATGCCCGTAATGATGTAGGCTTTCGAGCCATTCTGTCCGTTTACCTGAACGGTTTTTCCTATCGGATTTTCGGTGCCGAACACGTCTTTCGCCATGTTTTCGGTGATGACCATGCTGCTCAGGCTGTTCAGGGCCGTTTTGGGGTTGCCCAGCCGCATCGGAAACGAGAGCATCGTCAGCGCGTCGGGATCAATAAAGTCGATTTCTTTCTCCAATTGCCGGTTGCCATACTGCACTGATCCGTTGCCCTGCTCGTAACGCGTGATACCTTCGATTTCGGGAAATTGCTGGCGCAGGGCGGGCGTCAGCGGATAGGGCATACTGGCCGAACGTTCTTCGCCTTTGGGGTCCTGCACCAGCAGGTTGGCCCGGTACAGCCGGTCGGTGTCGGCATGGAACCGATCATACGACAGTTCGAACGCTGCCGACAGAAACAACAGAATGCTGCTACAGAAGGCAACTGCCAGCCCCAGCACGTTTATGAGCGTCGATGATTTATGCTTCCAGAGACTTCGGAAAGCGATTTTGAGATAATTGCGTAACATCTGAACAAGAATTGATATGATTACTATCTGAACCAGGATTTGCAGGATTGATGCGATTAAACGAGATTGGCTATTCGCTCCGCAGGCTCTTGACGGGGTTTATCAGGGCGGCTTTGATACTTTGGAAGCTCACCGTCAGCAGGGCAATGCCCACCGCCAGCAGGCCCGCCACCGCAAATACCCACCACTCGATGTCGATCTTGTAGGCGAAATCCTGCAACCACCGGTTCATAGCCCACCAGGCAATGGGGCTGGCAATGACAATGGCGATCAACACCAGTTTGAGAAAATCTTTCGATAACAGAGCCACAATGCTCGATACGCTGGCACCCAGCACTTTGCGAACGCCAATTTCTTTAGTACGTTGCTGTGCCGTGAACGTAGCGAGACCGAACAGACCCAGGCAAGCAATGAAGATGGCTAAGAAAGCAAAACTCGTAAAGATGCGGCTTACTCGCTGAACATTGTCGTACATGCGGGCATACGACTGATCCATGAACGTGTACCGGAATACCAGATTGGGTGAGAAATCCTTCCATTTAGCTTCCATTGCCTTCAGGAGTTGCGGCATATCCTCCGTGTTGGCCTTTACGGAAATCATGGTGGGGCTGATAGTGAAGAATAAAGCCAGCGGTTCAATTTCGTTTTGCAGACTCTGGGAGTGAAAATCATGCATGACCCCAATAATTTCGTACAGAGCGTCACCGGCACGCAACAACTTTTTGCCAACCGGATTTTCCAGTCCCAATTTTTGGGCCATCGTCTGATTGATAATAACGGCTCGGCTATTGGCAGGCCGTTGCTCCGAAAAATTGCGCCCGGCCACGAGTTTCATCCCCAGCGTGGATAGATAATCCTCATCGACCGCCCAAGCCTGCCCGGAAAGTGCTGCGTCTATCTTTTCTTTTCCTTCGTTAAAAAACATATTGCTATTGCGCTTTGCACCTTCGATGGGCAGGTAATCACTGATACTGGCATTGACTACACCGGGAATACGTTTCAGTTCAGATTTGAACGTTTTCACCTGCTCGTCAGGCATATTGGTGCCGTGTAACTGAATCACCTGGTTTCGGTCAAATCCCACTTTCTGAGTCAGAATGTAATCCATCTGCGTACTTATGACAAGCGTACCGACAATGAGCATAATCGAAACTGCGAATTGGAACACAACCAAGCCGCTTCGCAGACCGGTTGAGCGAGTACCCCGGCGAATTTTACCTTTCAGCACTTCAACCGGATTGAAACCCGATAGATAAAAGGCGGGATACATCCCGGCCAGCAAACCAACGAAGAGAATGGAGCTGATAATGGCCGGACCAAACCAGGCTGTCTGCCAAGGGAAAGCTAACGCCCTGCCCGATAGCGTATTGAAGAATGGCAGCAATAGTGCGGCCAGCGCAATACCTAACAAAAAGGCGACGATGGTGATTAGCGTCGACTCGGCTAGGAACTGTCCAATTAACGCACCCCGCTCCGAACCAACCACCTTACGCAGTCCTACTTCTTCGGCACGGTTGGCTGATTGAGCAGTAGAAAGGTTGACGAAATTGACACAGGCAATAAGAATGATAAACAGGGCTGCGGCCCCAAAAAGCCATATAAATCGAATATCGCCACGGGTGTGGCCGTCATCAATATCGCTGGAGTATAAATGAATGTCGGTCAGAGGTTGCAGATGAAGGGCTGCCGACTTCAGAAACGTTTCAGGATCAGCAAATTTCGCCTGTCGTAAGGCGGGTAGCATGTAATTCGTGAGGATGTCCCGGGTCATCTTCTCCTCCAATTCCTCAATATCTGTTTCGGGTTTAACTTGTATATAACTGTCATAATTGCTTTGTAGCCAACGGGTTTGCTCGCCTTCGTCAAACTCCACACCAGATAATGTGAGCAGAAAATCGTAATTCAGGTGCGAGTTGCTGGGCATATTTTTCATCACGCCACTAATTCGGTAGGGAACGCTGTCATTGCCATTTAGGTAGATGGAATTGCCAATTGGATTCTTGTCTTTGAAGTATTTTTCCGCCTTTCGTTCCGATATGACCACGGTATGTGGTTCGGCCAGAGCACTGCTCACGTCTCCCCGAACCAGCGGCAAACTGAAAATATCCAAAATAGCCTGGTCGGCGTAGGTAAATCCCTCCTCGTGGTACTGGGTGGACTCGCCCTTAATCCGGATTTCATTACTGCCCGCCCCGTAAAATAATGGTCTCTCCATCAAACGGGCCGCTTTTTCTATTTGTGGAAAATTCTTCTCAACGGTGGAAGCGAAATTGGCCGAAAAATGTGCGTTTAAATTTCTTTCGCCGTCCAGAGTTATTGAGCGATATACCCGATAAATATTTTCCGCGTTCGGCACCTGCTGGTCATAGCTGGTTTCATGGAAAATGTAAAGCGTAATCAACAGACAGGCCGCTACGCCCAAGCCTAAGCCTGATACATTGACGGCAGTAAATAGTTTGTTGCGGAGCAGATTCCGCCAGGCGATTTTGAGGTAGTTGCGTAACATGATACGTGATGTTCAGTTGTGGGTGCGGCTTTCCAGCCGCGTTACTTTACCTTCACTTCGTTTGCTTCTCCGGCATTTACTGTAAATGGCAGCTCCATTTGCAGCACGCCGTTTTGCCAGTATTTGTAGCGATATTCGCCGGGGTTTAACCGCACGGTCAGCGGAAAGCGACTCTCTTCGTCGCGCTTGGGGTTGAACGAGCGCGTCATCAGGTAGTTATCGCCATAGACTTCCAGCCGCCCCTTGCCCGCACAGGTTTCGCAGCGAAACGTAACCTCGGCGCCCGGCTCGCCCGACTCAGCGTCAACACCCGGCTTTGGCATACCCGGCACATGGCGAATGTCGAGCGCGTCGAGCGACCGGAGCATTTGCTGATAGAGCGAATCGCGACCGGCTTTGGTCATGCCCGCTACGTCGAACTGGAGATTGTGCCGAAATGAACGCCCATCGCGCGTACCAACGACGTTGACCGACAGCGTCTTACCGTCGTTAACGGTTTGCATACTCTTCACCACGGTTTGGGCCGAAACCGGCAGGGCCAGTGCGCCGGGCAGGCAAATAGTAAGGATGATTCTTAGAAAAGTCATTTGAACCAGGATTTATGGGATTGATATCTGAACCAGGATTTTTAGGATTGATGCGATTAAACAAGATTGGCTTATTCACTCCGCAGGCTCTTCACCGGGTTCAT from Spirosoma montaniterrae encodes:
- a CDS encoding ABC transporter permease; translation: MLRNYLKIAWRNLLRNKLFTAVNVSGLGLGVAACLLITLYIFHETSYDQQVPNAENIYRVYRSITLDGERNLNAHFSANFASTVEKNFPQIEKAARLMERPLFYGAGSNEIRIKGESTQYHEEGFTYADQAILDIFSLPLVRGDVSSALAEPHTVVISERKAEKYFKDKNPIGNSIYLNGNDSVPYRISGVMKNMPSNSHLNYDFLLTLSGVEFDEGEQTRWLQSNYDSYIQVKPETDIEELEEKMTRDILTNYMLPALRQAKFADPETFLKSAALHLQPLTDIHLYSSDIDDGHTRGDIRFIWLFGAAALFIILIACVNFVNLSTAQSANRAEEVGLRKVVGSERGALIGQFLAESTLITIVAFLLGIALAALLLPFFNTLSGRALAFPWQTAWFGPAIISSILFVGLLAGMYPAFYLSGFNPVEVLKGKIRRGTRSTGLRSGLVVFQFAVSIMLIVGTLVISTQMDYILTQKVGFDRNQVIQLHGTNMPDEQVKTFKSELKRIPGVVNASISDYLPIEGAKRNSNMFFNEGKEKIDAALSGQAWAVDEDYLSTLGMKLVAGRNFSEQRPANSRAVIINQTMAQKLGLENPVGKKLLRAGDALYEIIGVMHDFHSQSLQNEIEPLALFFTISPTMISVKANTEDMPQLLKAMEAKWKDFSPNLVFRYTFMDQSYARMYDNVQRVSRIFTSFAFLAIFIACLGLFGLATFTAQQRTKEIGVRKVLGASVSSIVALLSKDFLKLVLIAIVIASPIAWWAMNRWLQDFAYKIDIEWWVFAVAGLLAVGIALLTVSFQSIKAALINPVKSLRSE
- a CDS encoding ABC transporter permease is translated as MLRNYLKIAFRSLWKHKSSTLINVLGLAVAFCSSILLFLSAAFELSYDRFHADTDRLYRANLLVQDPKGEERSASMPYPLTPALRQQFPEIEGITRYEQGNGSVQYGNRQLEKEIDFIDPDALTMLSFPMRLGNPKTALNSLSSMVITENMAKDVFGTENPIGKTVQVNGQNGSKAYIITGILADFPDNSTLQFDAFVRVENSPDYERSKDQWDNTNHEVYVKLKPAVGQETMEKRLQSFTQINFQSVIRDQKALGAKPDERGELISLRLQPLLDVHFDTGAIQGAGTSRMYVYTLGLIGLFILIIAAINFVNLTLARSFTRAREVGVRKSLGAMRGQLFVQLWGETLLTCGLGLLLGLLLAVLLRPSFNAVFNANVSTNALQQPVTWLIVLLGFLLVTAVAGGYPAWVMTRFQTVLVLKGRVQMGKPGLLRNGLIVAQFAIACLLIISTFVVLRQIHFLRTKSLGFSKGQVISIPVGNEVTGTYALNQLRNRLAGNPNVVAITGTNINIGRGLDGSSTRSVVGFTHKGREVTSDWLRVDYEYLQTLGIDLLAGRDYSRQRPADSTTSVIVTSSFARQLGEKQPIGATFQTDSGGVYYQVIGLVPDFHLYALRSEVKPITMHLHQSSDISYILVRVTPQNMVATMDVLKREWQQIAPNSAFLGSFMSENTDRWYKREERLSQMYSLAAGIAIALSCMGLFAIALLSIQQRTKEIGVRKVLGASVASIVGLLSKEFLQLVLIAILIASPLAWYAMQQWLEDFAYKTSIEWWIFAVAGLLAVMIAFLTVSFQSIKAALMSPVRSLRSE